A portion of the Cryptomeria japonica chromosome 5, Sugi_1.0, whole genome shotgun sequence genome contains these proteins:
- the LOC131042063 gene encoding ubiquitin-conjugating enzyme E2 variant 1D-like, translating to MDDGDDIYMRSWTGTIIGPHNSVHDDCIYQLKLFCDKDYPIEPPTVIFLSWINMTCVNKENGMVELKHFSMLANWRSEYNMEDILMELKCEMTTSHNRRLSQSADESTF from the coding sequence ATGGATGATGGAGATGATATTTATATGCGGTCTTGGACAGGAACAATCATTGGACCACATAATTCAGTGCATGATGACTGTATATATCAGCTAAAATTATTCTGCGACAAGGACTATCCAATCGAACCCCCAACTGTCATATTTCTTTCTTGGATCAACATGACCTGTGTAAACAAGGAAAATGGAATGGTTGAACTAAAGCATTTTTCGATGTTAGCAAATTGGCGATCAGAGTACAACATGGAGGATATTCTAATGGAGCTCAAATGTGAAATGACAACATCACACAATAGAAGGTTGTCACAATCGGCAGATGAGAGCACATTTTAA